A portion of the Candidatus Melainabacteria bacterium genome contains these proteins:
- a CDS encoding 30S ribosomal protein S1: MPDRSVCLCPSSNLDCDRTHRGWCCSFNHLNFKKMKSSKIFGSANFASVNNANTAHDDFDWDDVEGKTAYANNPMHELLNGTNMPIKHPDLKQLLRGTVVGKGRKEYFVSIPGVGTDAMLPFSEAESELSNGDTVDLYVSGIVPKSDAPMIVSQKRATVWLELQSAQEEGATVEVHVHDVVKRGDRIQGLKVTYHNGMQGFIPRAHFSRETFAAPGAEKTMRVKIVKANPQGKFAGDLVFSDRLFRNEMADKAIAELEVGEVVSGVVKKFVTAQNSPLEIGALVEIADTDFTAFLHASEISEGRRPSTVLSVGEEIEVEILSINKSKRDVKVSYRAVQSAKQAAGLVVGDVITAMVLRFKERIGFFVSIGNGFTALLPCSQVTDGRNVNVKPFFKAGDIINVVLSELNLEESKAIVSYKLASMRSMVEGEKHQGVVNKILPEIGLYVICEGVGGLLHFSELNKGEKLNSFKEGEAIEVSLKRISETRDHRTLVAWARRVRN, translated from the coding sequence ATGCCTGATCGATCAGTGTGTCTCTGCCCGTCCTCGAATTTAGATTGCGATCGAACGCACCGCGGTTGGTGTTGTTCGTTTAACCATTTAAATTTCAAAAAAATGAAAAGTTCAAAAATCTTCGGAAGTGCAAACTTCGCCAGCGTAAACAACGCAAACACTGCTCATGACGACTTCGATTGGGACGACGTTGAGGGCAAAACAGCTTATGCCAACAATCCCATGCACGAGCTGCTCAACGGCACCAACATGCCGATCAAACATCCTGATCTGAAACAGCTTCTGCGCGGAACTGTCGTGGGAAAAGGCAGAAAAGAGTATTTCGTGTCCATTCCCGGCGTGGGCACTGACGCAATGCTGCCCTTCAGTGAGGCAGAATCTGAACTCTCGAACGGTGACACAGTCGACCTCTATGTGAGCGGCATCGTGCCGAAATCGGACGCTCCCATGATTGTTTCGCAGAAAAGAGCCACCGTGTGGCTGGAGCTTCAGTCCGCACAGGAGGAGGGTGCGACCGTCGAAGTGCACGTCCACGACGTGGTGAAAAGAGGTGACCGCATTCAGGGTTTGAAGGTCACTTATCACAACGGAATGCAGGGTTTCATTCCGCGGGCTCACTTCAGTCGTGAAACGTTCGCCGCTCCCGGTGCTGAAAAGACGATGCGGGTAAAGATCGTGAAGGCTAATCCGCAGGGGAAATTCGCAGGCGATCTTGTCTTCTCCGATCGTTTGTTCCGCAATGAGATGGCCGACAAAGCTATCGCCGAGCTGGAGGTGGGAGAGGTTGTTAGCGGAGTGGTGAAAAAGTTTGTCACCGCGCAGAATAGCCCACTTGAAATTGGTGCGCTTGTTGAAATCGCCGACACTGATTTCACCGCCTTCCTGCACGCCAGCGAAATCTCAGAAGGTCGCCGTCCCAGCACCGTATTAAGTGTAGGGGAAGAGATCGAAGTGGAAATCCTCTCTATCAACAAATCGAAGCGCGATGTAAAAGTCAGCTATCGCGCCGTGCAGTCTGCCAAGCAGGCGGCTGGTTTGGTTGTTGGTGATGTGATTACTGCCATGGTTCTGCGCTTCAAAGAACGTATCGGCTTCTTCGTTTCAATTGGCAACGGCTTTACTGCACTTCTGCCCTGCAGTCAGGTGACTGATGGACGTAACGTCAACGTCAAGCCTTTCTTCAAAGCCGGTGACATCATCAATGTCGTGCTCTCTGAATTGAATCTTGAAGAAAGCAAAGCAATCGTCAGTTACAAACTGGCGTCTATGCGCTCCATGGTCGAAGGCGAGAAACATCAGGGTGTAGTGAACAAGATTCTTCCCGAGATCGGGCTCTATGTGATCTGCGAAGGTGTTGGCGGTTTGCTGCACTTTTCGGAGCTGAACAAAGGCGAGAAGCTCAATTCTTTCAAGGAAGGTGAGGCGATCGAGGTTTCTCTTAAGAGAATCAGCGAAACCAGGGACCATCGCACGCTGGTTGCCTGGGCGCGCCGTGTTCGTAACTAA